In Apis cerana isolate GH-2021 linkage group LG6, AcerK_1.0, whole genome shotgun sequence, the following are encoded in one genomic region:
- the LOC107999119 gene encoding surfeit locus protein 1, translated as MKLPIIKAFTKVRNPYYVNITRFLSKENLSRLSCNVTNFQKPHNRSFKTNFFENKYDNSYNSKEKTSFVEYCLLSIPICAFMLGTWQIQRLQWKRNLIDKLKSRTNHEPIKLPENLEDLKSKEYYPIKVKGTFLYDKEFMAGYKSLIKDGKPVDTNFVINKGGRGYHIITPFKLADRDLIILVNRGWIPKSLKHSSKREENQIKGEIEIVGILRTSERRPSFVPKNRPHNNMWYYRDVDAMAKKGDASPVYIEMIANNNLNEYPLGGQTIVELRNEHLSYILTWYCLSAVTAYMWYRKFIKRIPFVE; from the exons atgaagttACCAATTATCAAAGCTTTTACGAAAGTAAGAAACCCATATTATGTTAACATTACTCGATTTCTaagcaaagaaaatttatctcgaTTGTCATGTAatgttacaaattttcaaaaaccaCATAATAGAAGTttcaaaactaatttttttgaaaataaatatgataattcttataattcaaaagaaaaaacttcttTTGTCGAATATTGTTTATTG agCATACCAATTTGTGCTTTTATGCTTGGTACATGGCAAATTCAAAGGCTTCagtggaaaagaaatttaatagataaattgaaaagtcGTACTAACCATGAACCAATTAAATTACCAGAAAA tttagaagatttgaaatcaaaagaatattacCCTATTAAAGTAAAAGGAACTTTTTTATATGACAAGGAGTTTATGGCAggatataaaagtttaataaaagatgGTAAACCAGTAGAtactaattttgtaataaataaaggaggaagaggatatCATATCATTACACCTTTTAAATTAGCAGATCGAGA tttaataattttggtgAATCGAGGTTGGATTCCAAAATCACTTAAACATTCatcaaaaagagaagaaaatcaaataaaggGCGAAATAGAAATTGTTGGAATTTTAAGAACAAGTGAACGAAGACCATCTTTTGTTCCTAAAAATCGTCCACATAATAATATGTGGTATTATag AGATGTGGATGCTATGGCTAAAAAAGGGGATGCATCTCCTGTGTATATAGAAATGATTgctaacaataatttaaatgaatatccgCTTGGTGGTCAAACAATAGTGGAATTACGAAATGAGCATTTAAGTTATATTCTTACATGGTATTGTCTGTCTGCTGTAACTGCATATATGTGGTAtaggaaatttataaaacgaataccatttgtagaataa